Proteins encoded by one window of Akkermansia muciniphila ATCC BAA-835:
- a CDS encoding autotransporter-associated beta strand repeat-containing protein: MRLHLPPSLRSALLASLVSFSGIYSYSHAATSADFWQIPDFGGPDFTWTGAGEGDAVGTAGNWEGGSAPSRVDNKGPHLIFNGVDVTVTGTPPNTSDGGGISVTGNGSVSVGLGQWGGNVYVEKGSSLTTSFGTQLKNMEPEGHANIYVDGTLNMTTPGGNLNFDNGTGADNHYWHIGLDGMINLSNTTTITKNAKTWNVEVVVASAMEGLAVTNREMVDDALITRYFMSTGADLGASLDSLRIWKQTGDDAYEALTRVDSAGQLGAGNFLLVSNGSGMSVQYKGEGYDAETLVWNSNGTWSNTGTGWYKQGDGTKTDTSFLNGDAVIFTAAEGSKTVNFSGGLNVSSMTFETDYTLLPGEGATLFAQETVLSNGSSLTLGDGDHRFSGFESLVTGGENSSLMVYMKTEASSAGSVNLLEGSALQNLYVYGALRLGASSQSGSWMLGGASLHMMAGSTMVFGSDAGTSIGAGQTVIAEGSLNVYAQNVSDSNTYLWNLVGGESVSTGDTLTFNGTSNPTVAGNITYAGNIVSGAQTGSTVTFTGNIQAESFKVAHYYGRVHMADNELEVNKLWVGAGGGYDNSLYGALDLDSGNVTTAGQVRLAELGHGVLNVNQGSSLTVTGSNNTHSTSASFLLAHWAYSGELNLRGGSLTALQSSMHLSWDGTGIFNAASGTANLQGMDFWASGSGSFRGSFLLGGATSGDARVNIGSSGIANVAGAAVIKLGEGTLGALSNWGISYNPDFTASYIELLGTVNGTILDTLDANDHATGRTVTFSNGLKGDGKLVKVGDGVLVLNGTAQAPVPAEGETAAVPGFTGTVELREGGLTVKDSSVIGQGALLIGGGLTVNVTSADGYVLNAGSTLGSTGISGGTATLSAGLTLNGGTLSFSSLDSETAALTVNSISGSEATEVRLGLSSLETGISYALLSGAGLTESSFFTLGGAAAELYNGTFSVSNGTLYVNLSDKEGLLRWKSGTWNTESSNTSWSLDGTPSAYADGETVYFSNGDGVDKNVTIAGNVAPGRINVSGTDFIFTGDGSITGDTTLNLLDGASLTMNNANSYAGDTVLGDGSKLVVGNAGALGTSTVLLQGDSVLELTTGTWNGLGTRLNVNSSGTLKLSGNASGTTTAALTGVRYELGANTTLTLSAGTYGNTITGAGTLISAVGTNVLNGNVDITGEYRVLATNGTACTWTLGAGASVTAGSFIGRYEYNGTTTLNISRDAVMNITGTLRIARDGKGVMNIGSGGMVLAQTLDLGQNWDGVSAKGATINLNGGSLLLGSGGMTASGNTNTIALNMNSGTLGTTAAEGWSSAYNMSLTGNVTVDTRQYDAETKSYHDQASTGITLGGVFSGAGGLTKTGLGTLTLSGQNTYTGLTNVQAGTLAFTNTNAMALGSISMGAGARMTTASALTLNSGATLTFDMTGVVANEPVINITAGSLALTDSFCVLTINNYGELEASNYVLAQWAADGSLTTDSFTWTPDITREGFEYSVVVENNQLVLKVADVSGDNGFVWNGGTDRKWINTSVDGWTTRLTGADTLDNQEIYFSSAEAGEVKVSGIVTPKSVVFNSGAYTLVSDPDSEGAIADSTAPTTLTVNGTAEVALNLANTYTGGTILNGGTLTIGADGALGTEGDIIFNGGTLAYADSVAGEDATGYDISSRVNVGDGGFLNVSVLGAGDTVSWAGLSADVMGAGTTLTKTGAGTLALGYAGNTLAHLTVEEGTLAFTGGATIGVNPNNATIVRVSEGASLALSGGTVNLHAQLNGAGTVTIGTADTAGLVNISNTGNTNFTGRLELVGNGVNMNTNANWVAFGAGNTLGGGTVFIDGKGFHFSAGTTAANFEIGATHGAMQNGSSGATYTFSGNLSGSGTWAMAANVRMNNVLTGSLKDFSGTLSTNETSANNNRQAWNFGSGGVCATGEGNSVFGDGAILGGNTGSSDTGLAAQYNVNYNNTELVLNALVQGNSSLTHAGTGTLILDQANTATGALGITNAGAVVQLGTEDKAGQWAGTVLNGAGTLKIVNGALTSAMTRAEGATAAIVVDSAASVNLGGTDGSMLKGITLAAGGWLTNVSGDITVGAGATETLNLTLRADNINQDAAGAAIIDQGDGRLVINNPATVNLDIDAIVNTLVAHKEAGAESWLTLTTGTLECENLGDIQFSKILSNYGIRVTGTDGGSLVLSGQVSGLYMVDDSSTSDPDTVTNYGTLGMYSGVVISQDKTLTVQLAGAPGDSDGDGAVINNLLGATGSTLKVENTSADGGNAVVILNNERLETGLPAPDDYAGADSIMGGSIVGENGVTFVKQNTGNLTVNGSFVTDTLRVEGGSLALNGEGNSFNHVELAGAEEGSVLDINRNTVMGDLTDSGEGAALNIGSGASLSVNGASNLSSSTIQGSGTLTLRDTLEISGTASLQGGVLLDLAKDDDSTGTLDLGSTSGSTVSGIGGEGTLKSAGGVLTVNTGNSGGGSVFSGTLEGRGQLNISGNAGQTFENVMTAAGSSWAVNSTGLLNIRMGGTVDNPRANTALTLSSLTLGDGSSTNLTFNTDYAGPIISVTGNISISQGAEITLSSTGGNELTLDADGSYTLMHADGTIDLGGSDRLAILLDPSSSAFKKFENDAYLVMENGNLVLMATASKDNKYARLADTFNSRAGAELLWNLPGDLAADSILKKVDDAVGALTSSNPSEAKRTMAAVAGSTVNALGTAQRDALRDQMGWIRNRTTLMGVNPAYVNDDLPRFHMWMEGTGSYAKLDTRGDESGYQLTTWGGTVGMDADLSDRLTVGAAFTAGYGDLTAGAADSADGHLDSYYASLFGRYQDRRWAHTLILTGGWNDAKLNRTVNYGEGSYGTQGSTSGWGFGAMYELTYDVYLNENRSSVLQPLFNASVVTTRMDGYEETGAGNAGLNVGRQDWTTGTLALGGRWMGLVGSNIFGREALAEIRVNAAQDLGDRRGETNVSLLGNPGFAQSVRGAKEGTTALQLGAGLSVPVGTKGTIYVNGNADIRDGSSALNGSVGYRYDF, translated from the coding sequence ATGAGACTTCATCTCCCTCCGTCCTTGCGTTCCGCCCTTCTCGCTTCCCTGGTTTCCTTCTCCGGCATTTACTCTTATTCCCATGCTGCAACCTCGGCGGATTTCTGGCAGATCCCCGATTTTGGCGGTCCTGATTTTACATGGACGGGGGCTGGGGAAGGCGACGCTGTGGGGACGGCAGGCAACTGGGAGGGAGGCTCGGCGCCGTCCCGCGTGGACAATAAGGGTCCGCATTTGATTTTTAATGGCGTGGATGTGACGGTTACGGGAACGCCTCCCAATACCTCGGACGGAGGCGGTATTTCCGTTACGGGGAACGGAAGTGTGTCTGTGGGGCTTGGACAATGGGGCGGCAATGTTTACGTGGAAAAGGGTTCCTCCCTTACCACTTCTTTCGGTACCCAGCTCAAAAATATGGAGCCAGAGGGGCATGCCAATATCTATGTGGACGGCACTCTGAACATGACTACTCCGGGAGGGAATCTCAATTTTGACAATGGTACCGGTGCCGATAATCATTACTGGCACATTGGGCTTGACGGAATGATCAACCTGTCAAACACCACCACAATTACCAAGAACGCCAAAACATGGAATGTGGAGGTAGTGGTTGCCAGCGCCATGGAAGGGCTTGCGGTCACCAATCGCGAGATGGTTGACGACGCCCTGATCACACGCTATTTCATGTCTACAGGGGCTGATTTGGGGGCATCCCTGGATTCCCTGCGTATTTGGAAGCAAACCGGGGATGATGCTTATGAGGCATTGACGAGGGTTGATTCCGCCGGCCAGCTGGGGGCGGGTAATTTCCTGCTTGTTTCCAACGGTTCCGGCATGTCCGTGCAGTACAAGGGGGAAGGGTATGATGCAGAAACTCTGGTGTGGAATTCCAACGGGACATGGAGCAATACGGGAACGGGCTGGTACAAGCAGGGTGACGGAACCAAGACGGATACTTCCTTCCTGAATGGGGATGCCGTTATCTTCACAGCGGCAGAAGGCTCCAAAACAGTCAATTTCTCCGGAGGGCTCAATGTCTCCTCCATGACATTTGAGACGGATTATACGCTCCTTCCCGGGGAAGGCGCCACTCTTTTTGCCCAGGAAACGGTTTTAAGCAACGGCTCGTCCCTGACGTTGGGTGACGGGGATCACCGTTTTTCCGGTTTTGAAAGCCTGGTGACGGGAGGGGAAAATTCTTCCCTCATGGTTTACATGAAAACGGAGGCTTCTTCTGCAGGAAGCGTCAATTTGCTGGAGGGTTCGGCCCTTCAGAATCTTTACGTTTATGGAGCCTTGAGACTGGGGGCTTCTTCCCAGTCGGGATCATGGATGCTTGGCGGAGCCAGCCTGCATATGATGGCGGGTTCTACCATGGTGTTCGGTTCCGATGCGGGGACATCCATCGGAGCGGGGCAAACGGTAATCGCGGAGGGCAGCTTGAATGTCTATGCGCAGAATGTTTCCGACAGCAACACGTATCTCTGGAACCTGGTGGGCGGCGAGAGCGTCTCGACTGGAGATACGCTGACCTTTAACGGGACCAGCAATCCGACCGTAGCAGGGAATATCACATACGCCGGGAATATCGTATCTGGCGCCCAGACCGGTTCCACGGTGACGTTTACGGGAAATATCCAGGCGGAATCGTTCAAGGTAGCCCATTATTACGGCAGGGTTCATATGGCCGATAATGAATTGGAAGTTAATAAACTGTGGGTCGGGGCCGGCGGTGGGTATGACAATTCCTTATATGGTGCTCTTGATCTTGATTCCGGCAATGTGACTACGGCAGGCCAGGTCCGGCTTGCCGAGCTGGGGCATGGGGTGCTTAATGTGAACCAGGGTTCCTCTCTGACTGTCACCGGCAGCAATAATACCCATAGCACAAGCGCCAGTTTCCTGCTGGCTCACTGGGCTTATTCAGGGGAACTTAATTTGAGGGGCGGTTCTTTGACTGCATTGCAGTCCTCGATGCATCTGTCCTGGGATGGCACTGGCATTTTCAATGCCGCGTCCGGAACGGCCAATTTGCAGGGAATGGACTTTTGGGCTTCCGGAAGCGGTTCATTCCGGGGCAGTTTCCTGTTGGGCGGCGCAACGTCCGGGGATGCCAGGGTGAACATAGGTTCTTCGGGCATTGCCAATGTGGCGGGAGCGGCCGTTATCAAACTGGGAGAAGGCACTCTGGGGGCTTTGTCCAACTGGGGTATAAGCTATAATCCGGATTTCACGGCATCTTATATAGAACTTCTGGGCACGGTGAATGGGACTATCCTTGACACGCTGGATGCCAATGACCATGCCACGGGGCGTACTGTGACTTTCTCCAACGGGCTGAAGGGAGACGGTAAGCTCGTGAAGGTTGGCGACGGGGTTCTGGTTCTTAACGGAACAGCCCAGGCCCCGGTTCCTGCCGAAGGAGAAACGGCAGCCGTCCCCGGCTTTACCGGAACAGTGGAATTGAGGGAAGGCGGTTTGACGGTGAAGGATTCCAGCGTTATCGGGCAGGGGGCTTTGCTGATCGGAGGCGGTCTTACTGTGAACGTTACGTCCGCGGACGGGTATGTGCTGAATGCCGGTTCCACGCTGGGCTCCACGGGAATTTCCGGAGGAACGGCTACTTTATCCGCCGGGTTGACGTTAAACGGCGGCACCCTGAGCTTCAGTTCTCTTGATTCGGAGACGGCGGCCCTGACCGTCAACTCCATCAGCGGCAGTGAGGCTACGGAAGTACGGCTGGGGCTGTCTTCCCTGGAAACGGGGATTAGTTATGCCTTGCTTTCCGGAGCAGGGTTGACGGAAAGTTCTTTCTTTACTTTGGGCGGAGCTGCTGCGGAGTTGTACAATGGAACGTTTTCCGTCAGCAACGGCACTCTTTACGTCAATTTGAGTGACAAGGAAGGTTTGTTGAGGTGGAAGAGCGGCACTTGGAATACGGAAAGCTCGAATACTTCCTGGAGCCTTGACGGGACACCGTCAGCTTATGCCGACGGGGAGACCGTATATTTCTCCAATGGCGATGGCGTGGATAAAAATGTGACGATTGCGGGGAATGTCGCTCCAGGCAGAATCAATGTTTCCGGTACGGATTTCATTTTTACGGGTGACGGTTCCATTACCGGGGATACGACGCTGAACCTGCTGGATGGAGCTTCCCTGACCATGAACAACGCCAACTCCTATGCCGGGGATACCGTTCTTGGCGATGGCAGCAAACTCGTTGTCGGCAATGCCGGAGCGCTGGGCACCAGCACGGTCCTGTTGCAGGGAGATTCCGTTCTGGAACTGACCACGGGGACGTGGAACGGGTTGGGAACACGTTTGAACGTCAATTCCTCAGGCACGCTGAAATTGAGCGGGAACGCCTCCGGAACGACAACGGCCGCCCTGACTGGAGTCAGGTATGAGCTGGGAGCCAATACCACGCTGACCCTTTCCGCCGGAACCTATGGAAATACGATTACCGGGGCCGGTACGCTGATATCCGCGGTAGGAACGAATGTCCTTAATGGAAATGTTGATATTACAGGAGAGTACAGGGTGCTGGCAACCAACGGCACGGCATGTACCTGGACGCTGGGGGCCGGCGCTTCCGTGACGGCGGGAAGCTTCATCGGCCGCTACGAGTACAATGGAACAACCACGCTCAACATCAGCCGGGACGCCGTGATGAACATTACCGGCACGCTGCGGATTGCCCGTGACGGAAAAGGCGTCATGAATATTGGTTCGGGCGGCATGGTGCTGGCCCAGACGCTGGATTTGGGGCAGAACTGGGATGGAGTAAGCGCCAAGGGCGCCACCATTAATCTGAATGGCGGTTCCCTGCTTCTCGGTTCAGGCGGCATGACGGCATCCGGAAATACCAATACGATTGCCCTGAACATGAACTCCGGGACGCTGGGGACGACGGCGGCGGAAGGCTGGTCTTCCGCCTACAATATGTCCCTTACTGGAAATGTGACGGTTGATACCCGCCAGTATGATGCGGAAACCAAGTCCTACCATGACCAGGCTTCCACCGGCATCACCCTCGGAGGCGTCTTTTCCGGAGCGGGCGGCCTGACGAAAACCGGCTTAGGCACCTTGACCCTTTCCGGGCAGAATACCTATACGGGCCTGACTAATGTCCAGGCCGGAACGCTGGCGTTTACGAATACGAATGCCATGGCCCTGGGCAGCATTTCCATGGGTGCGGGCGCCAGAATGACGACGGCTTCTGCTCTGACGCTGAATAGCGGCGCTACCCTCACTTTTGACATGACGGGCGTGGTGGCGAATGAGCCTGTCATCAATATCACGGCCGGGTCCCTGGCTCTTACGGATTCGTTCTGTGTGCTGACTATCAATAATTATGGTGAATTGGAGGCATCTAACTATGTCCTGGCCCAGTGGGCTGCGGATGGAAGCCTGACGACGGATTCCTTCACATGGACGCCCGACATCACCAGGGAAGGGTTCGAATATTCCGTGGTGGTGGAAAATAACCAGCTTGTGCTGAAGGTTGCTGACGTCAGCGGGGACAATGGTTTTGTCTGGAACGGAGGAACGGACCGGAAGTGGATCAACACCAGTGTTGACGGCTGGACGACGAGGCTGACGGGGGCGGATACGCTGGATAATCAGGAAATTTACTTCTCCTCCGCGGAAGCGGGTGAAGTCAAGGTTTCCGGCATTGTAACTCCCAAGAGCGTTGTTTTCAACAGCGGCGCTTACACGTTGGTCAGCGATCCTGACAGCGAGGGGGCTATTGCGGATTCCACAGCTCCCACCACGCTTACCGTGAACGGTACGGCTGAAGTTGCCTTAAACCTGGCCAATACCTATACCGGAGGGACGATACTCAATGGCGGTACCCTTACCATTGGCGCTGACGGAGCGCTGGGAACGGAAGGGGATATTATATTCAACGGGGGGACGCTGGCCTATGCGGATTCCGTTGCCGGTGAGGATGCGACAGGGTATGACATTTCCAGCCGTGTCAACGTCGGAGACGGAGGTTTCCTGAACGTTTCCGTGCTTGGCGCCGGGGATACCGTTTCCTGGGCCGGCTTGTCAGCCGATGTCATGGGGGCCGGCACTACCCTGACCAAAACGGGAGCGGGCACGCTGGCCCTTGGATACGCAGGGAATACCCTGGCCCACCTTACTGTGGAAGAGGGCACGCTCGCTTTCACGGGCGGTGCGACTATCGGCGTAAATCCGAACAATGCTACTATTGTTCGCGTCAGTGAAGGCGCTTCCCTTGCTCTTTCCGGCGGAACCGTCAACCTGCATGCCCAGCTCAATGGGGCGGGCACCGTCACTATCGGGACTGCGGATACTGCGGGACTGGTCAATATCTCCAATACGGGCAATACCAACTTTACTGGCCGCCTGGAACTGGTCGGCAACGGGGTGAATATGAATACCAATGCCAACTGGGTAGCCTTTGGGGCAGGAAATACGCTGGGAGGCGGTACCGTTTTCATCGACGGCAAGGGCTTCCATTTTTCCGCGGGTACGACGGCGGCCAATTTTGAAATCGGCGCAACCCACGGTGCGATGCAGAACGGCTCCTCCGGCGCCACATACACTTTCTCCGGAAACCTTTCCGGTTCGGGTACGTGGGCCATGGCTGCGAACGTTCGGATGAACAATGTCCTCACGGGATCCCTCAAGGACTTCTCGGGGACCCTGTCCACCAATGAGACTTCCGCCAACAACAATCGCCAGGCCTGGAACTTCGGTTCCGGCGGGGTTTGCGCCACGGGTGAAGGGAATTCCGTTTTTGGAGACGGCGCTATTCTGGGAGGTAACACGGGTTCCTCGGATACCGGGCTGGCCGCACAATACAACGTCAACTACAACAATACGGAACTGGTGTTGAACGCTCTGGTGCAGGGCAACTCCAGCCTGACGCACGCAGGCACGGGCACTCTGATTCTGGATCAGGCCAATACCGCTACGGGAGCGCTCGGCATTACAAATGCCGGAGCCGTAGTCCAGCTTGGTACGGAAGACAAGGCCGGCCAGTGGGCCGGAACCGTGCTGAATGGAGCGGGAACGCTGAAAATCGTCAATGGCGCGCTGACCTCCGCCATGACGCGGGCGGAAGGCGCCACGGCAGCCATTGTCGTGGACTCAGCAGCTTCTGTCAATTTGGGGGGGACTGACGGCAGCATGCTCAAGGGCATTACGCTGGCTGCCGGAGGCTGGCTTACCAACGTTTCCGGAGATATTACGGTGGGGGCGGGAGCCACGGAAACATTGAATCTTACCTTGAGAGCGGATAACATCAACCAGGATGCGGCCGGGGCGGCCATCATTGACCAGGGAGACGGCAGGCTTGTCATCAACAATCCCGCCACAGTCAATCTGGACATTGACGCCATTGTGAACACGCTCGTCGCCCATAAGGAAGCCGGTGCGGAAAGCTGGCTCACCCTGACGACCGGAACGCTGGAATGCGAAAACCTTGGCGATATCCAGTTCAGCAAGATTCTTTCCAATTACGGTATCCGCGTGACGGGCACCGATGGAGGAAGCCTGGTGCTCAGCGGGCAGGTCAGCGGGCTTTATATGGTGGATGATTCCTCTACTTCCGATCCTGATACCGTCACCAACTACGGCACGCTGGGGATGTACTCCGGCGTGGTGATTTCCCAGGACAAGACGCTTACCGTTCAGTTGGCCGGCGCACCCGGCGATTCCGACGGGGACGGCGCGGTCATCAACAACCTGCTGGGCGCTACGGGAAGCACGCTGAAAGTGGAAAACACCAGTGCGGACGGAGGCAACGCTGTTGTCATCCTCAACAACGAACGTCTGGAAACGGGATTGCCTGCTCCTGATGATTACGCCGGTGCGGATTCCATCATGGGCGGAAGCATTGTCGGGGAAAACGGAGTCACCTTCGTCAAGCAAAACACGGGCAATCTGACAGTCAACGGTTCTTTTGTGACGGACACCCTGCGTGTGGAAGGCGGTTCCCTCGCTCTTAACGGTGAAGGGAACAGCTTTAATCATGTGGAACTTGCCGGCGCAGAGGAAGGGAGTGTTCTGGACATCAACCGGAATACCGTCATGGGTGATTTGACGGACAGCGGCGAAGGCGCAGCCCTGAACATCGGCAGCGGAGCCTCCCTTTCCGTCAACGGCGCCAGCAATCTTTCCTCCAGCACCATCCAGGGCAGCGGAACGCTGACCCTCCGTGATACGCTGGAAATTTCCGGAACAGCCTCCCTTCAGGGCGGTGTTCTTCTTGATCTGGCAAAAGATGACGATTCCACGGGAACGCTCGACCTCGGTTCGACATCCGGCAGCACCGTTTCCGGAATCGGCGGAGAGGGAACACTGAAGAGCGCAGGAGGCGTTTTGACCGTCAATACCGGTAATTCGGGCGGCGGTTCCGTTTTCAGCGGTACGCTGGAGGGACGCGGGCAGCTTAATATTTCCGGCAATGCCGGGCAGACGTTTGAAAACGTCATGACCGCTGCCGGCAGCAGCTGGGCAGTTAACAGCACGGGCCTTCTCAATATCCGGATGGGTGGGACGGTAGACAACCCGAGAGCCAATACGGCGCTGACCCTCAGCAGCTTGACGCTGGGAGACGGTTCCAGTACGAACCTTACCTTCAACACGGACTACGCTGGCCCCATTATCAGCGTGACCGGAAATATCAGCATCAGCCAGGGCGCGGAAATAACTCTCAGTTCTACTGGCGGGAATGAACTGACTCTGGACGCAGACGGAAGTTATACGCTCATGCACGCGGATGGCACCATTGATCTGGGAGGAAGCGACAGGCTGGCTATCCTGCTGGATCCCTCCTCCTCCGCTTTCAAGAAATTTGAAAATGATGCGTACCTGGTGATGGAAAACGGCAACCTTGTTCTGATGGCCACGGCTTCCAAGGACAATAAATATGCCCGCCTTGCGGATACGTTTAATTCCAGGGCCGGAGCAGAACTTCTCTGGAACCTGCCCGGCGATCTTGCTGCGGATTCCATCCTCAAGAAGGTGGATGACGCCGTAGGAGCCCTGACGTCTTCCAACCCCTCGGAAGCGAAACGCACCATGGCAGCAGTGGCTGGGAGCACGGTCAACGCGCTGGGGACGGCACAGAGGGACGCCCTGCGCGACCAGATGGGCTGGATCAGGAACCGGACCACCCTCATGGGCGTCAACCCGGCCTACGTCAACGACGACCTCCCCCGCTTCCACATGTGGATGGAAGGCACGGGCTCCTACGCCAAGCTCGACACCCGCGGGGATGAAAGCGGCTACCAGCTCACCACCTGGGGAGGCACGGTAGGCATGGACGCGGACCTCAGCGACCGCCTCACGGTGGGAGCGGCCTTCACGGCCGGCTACGGCGACCTGACGGCCGGCGCGGCGGACAGCGCCGACGGGCACCTGGACAGCTACTACGCCAGCCTCTTCGGCCGCTACCAGGACAGGCGCTGGGCGCACACGCTCATCCTGACGGGAGGGTGGAACGACGCGAAACTCAACCGTACGGTCAACTATGGGGAAGGAAGCTACGGGACGCAGGGAAGCACCAGCGGGTGGGGCTTTGGAGCGATGTATGAACTCACCTACGACGTATACCTCAACGAAAACCGCAGCAGCGTGCTGCAGCCGCTGTTCAACGCCTCGGTGGTGACGACGCGGATGGACGGCTATGAGGAAACGGGTGCGGGCAACGCGGGCCTGAACGTCGGCAGGCAGGACTGGACGACGGGGACGCTGGCGCTGGGCGGCCGGTGGATGGGCCTGGTGGGCAGCAACATCTTCGGACGAGAAGCGCTGGCGGAAATCCGAGTAAACGCGGCGCAGGACCTGGGAGACCGGAGAGGGGAAACGAACGTCTCTCTGCTGGGCAACCCCGGCTTTGCGCAAAGCGTGAGGGGGGCGAAAGAGGGAACGACGGCGCTGCAGCTGGGAGCCGGACTGAGCGTGCCTGTAGGAACGAAGGGAACCATCTACGTGAACGGGAACGCGGACATCCGTGACGGGTCCAGCGCACTGAACGGAAGCGTCGGCTACCGCTACGACTTCTAA